A window of Streptomyces gilvosporeus contains these coding sequences:
- a CDS encoding carbohydrate ABC transporter permease encodes MSAQTDPAELTGVPEQEPHGASAGRPRAGKRGGEGGVLNVFSHGVLVIWGLLVTMPLLWAVASSFKDDSEIFGSPWGLPSALHVDNWVRAWDKANMGQYFLNSLIVVGGSLIGTMLLGSMAAYVLARFDFPGNRFLYFLFVGGMGFPVILALVPLFFVMKNMTLLDTYHGLILVYIAYSLPFTVFFLCGFFRTLPTSVAEAALIDGASHTRTFFQVMLPMAKPGLISVGIFNFLGQWNQYLLPTVLNVGDPNKKMLTQGLVALAVSQGYKGDWSGLFAGLTIAMLPVLAAYIIFQRQVVAGLTAGALK; translated from the coding sequence ATGAGTGCGCAGACGGATCCGGCCGAGCTGACGGGCGTGCCGGAGCAGGAGCCGCACGGCGCGTCGGCCGGTCGGCCGCGGGCGGGAAAACGAGGGGGCGAGGGCGGCGTCCTCAATGTCTTCTCGCACGGTGTCCTGGTGATCTGGGGGCTGTTGGTGACGATGCCGCTGCTGTGGGCGGTGGCCAGCTCCTTCAAGGACGACAGCGAAATCTTCGGCTCCCCCTGGGGGCTGCCCTCGGCGCTGCATGTCGACAACTGGGTGCGCGCCTGGGACAAGGCCAACATGGGCCAGTATTTCCTCAACTCGCTCATTGTGGTGGGCGGTTCACTGATCGGCACCATGCTGCTCGGGTCGATGGCGGCCTATGTGCTGGCCCGTTTCGACTTCCCCGGGAACCGCTTCCTCTACTTCCTGTTCGTCGGAGGTATGGGCTTTCCGGTGATCCTGGCGCTGGTCCCGCTGTTCTTCGTCATGAAGAACATGACGCTGCTGGACACCTATCACGGCCTGATCCTGGTCTATATCGCCTATTCGCTGCCGTTCACGGTCTTCTTCCTCTGCGGCTTCTTCCGCACCCTGCCGACGTCGGTGGCGGAGGCGGCGCTCATCGACGGCGCCTCGCACACCCGCACCTTCTTCCAGGTGATGCTGCCGATGGCGAAGCCCGGCCTGATCAGCGTCGGGATCTTCAACTTCCTCGGGCAGTGGAACCAGTACCTCCTGCCGACGGTGCTCAACGTCGGTGACCCGAACAAGAAGATGCTCACCCAGGGGCTGGTCGCGCTGGCCGTGAGCCAGGGTTACAAGGGGGACTGGTCGGGGCTCTTCGCCGGCCTGACGATCGCGATGCTGCCGGTGCTCGCGGCGTACATCATCTTCCAGCGGCAGGTGGTGGCCGGTCTGACGGCCGGGGCGCTCAAGTAG
- a CDS encoding GH92 family glycosyl hydrolase, with protein sequence MRHRHRHRSPWTVTRPAAALATAALLAVTVLVPAQAAPAQAPPHPAEFHTSFESGDPPLTWRDTVDTAPDGTPRAAGVTPEPPAATAAPGMTSHPDTGPTDSPTAKAHAGFTGTHALRYAGTHTAPGRGYAYNKLFDVDIPVTASTTLSYRLFPEMATTDLSYPATHVAVDLAFTDGTYLSDLHAVDQHGAPLTPQGQAASKTLYVNQWNHRASRIGAVAAGKTVDRILIAYDAPAAPRTAPAFRGWVDDIALAPAPPDKRLGHLSDYALTTRGTLSSGSFSRGNTFPATAVPNGFTFWTPVTNAGSTDWLYEYARRNNADNLPTLQAFSASHEPSPWMGDRQTFQVMPSLAPGIPDASRTARALPFHHANETAHPHYYGVTFDNGLKAEITPTDHAALMRFTFPGDHAALLFDNVNNKGGLTLDTRHGVVTGFSDVKSGLSTGATRLFVYGVLDAPVTGGGRLDNEGCGVSRSSGAGACTGGKDVTGYLRLRPGADRTVTLRIATSLIGVDQARANLTREIPAGTPFAAVERRAQAQWDALLGRVEVEGASPDQLTTLYSSLYRLYLYPNSGSEQTGSGIRYASPFSPQTGPDTPTRTGSKIVDGQIYVNNGFWDTYRTTWPAYSLLTPHRAGRMVDGFVRQYKDGGWISRWSSPGYADLMTGTSSDVAFADAYVKGVPFEAEAAYEAAVKNATVAPPGPGVGRKGMTTSPFLGYTSTDTREGLSWALEGCLNDFGIARMGEALYAKTHKRRYLEESMYFRHRAQNYVHLFDRRIGFFQGKDAQGDWRLTPKAFDPRVWGYDYTETNAWTYAFTAPQDTRGLANLYGGRSALARKLDAYFATPETASKEFAGSYGDVIHEMTEARDTRMGMYGHSNQPAHHIAYVYDAAGRPWKTQEKVREVLSRLYLGSEIGQGYPGDEDNGEMSAWYVFSALGFYPLVMGQGEYAVGSPLFTKATVHLENGHDLIVNAPRNSARNVYVQSLKVNGKPWNSTALPHALLARGARLDFAMGPKPSAWGSGKNAGPTSLTRDDRVPSPVHDLTVPGGGSPLLDNTSATDAALGPATDLTVQSGAGPAAQYTLTSSDRQRAPADWVLQGSTDGAHWTDLDRRTGEGFTWDHQTRVFTVAHPGAYPHYRLLTGGGGGGTARLAEVELLSG encoded by the coding sequence GTGCGGCACAGACACCGGCACCGTTCACCGTGGACCGTCACCCGTCCGGCCGCCGCCCTCGCGACGGCCGCGCTGCTCGCCGTCACCGTGCTCGTCCCGGCCCAGGCCGCGCCCGCCCAAGCCCCGCCGCACCCGGCGGAGTTCCATACCTCGTTCGAATCCGGCGATCCGCCCCTGACCTGGCGCGACACCGTCGACACCGCCCCCGACGGCACGCCTCGCGCCGCGGGCGTCACCCCCGAGCCACCGGCCGCCACCGCGGCGCCCGGCATGACGAGCCACCCCGACACCGGCCCCACCGACTCACCCACCGCCAAGGCGCACGCCGGCTTCACCGGCACCCACGCCCTGCGCTACGCGGGCACCCACACCGCGCCCGGCCGCGGCTACGCGTACAACAAACTCTTCGACGTCGACATCCCCGTCACCGCGTCCACCACGCTCTCCTACCGGCTCTTCCCGGAGATGGCGACCACGGATCTGTCGTATCCCGCGACCCATGTCGCCGTGGACCTGGCCTTCACGGACGGCACCTACCTCAGCGACCTGCACGCCGTCGACCAGCACGGCGCGCCCCTGACCCCGCAGGGCCAGGCCGCCTCCAAGACCCTCTACGTCAATCAGTGGAACCACCGCGCCTCCCGCATCGGCGCGGTCGCCGCCGGCAAGACCGTCGACCGCATCCTGATCGCCTACGACGCACCCGCCGCGCCGCGCACCGCGCCCGCCTTCCGCGGCTGGGTCGACGACATCGCCCTCGCCCCCGCACCACCGGACAAGCGGCTCGGCCACCTCTCCGACTACGCCCTCACCACCCGCGGCACCCTCTCCAGCGGCAGCTTCTCGCGCGGCAACACCTTCCCCGCGACCGCCGTCCCCAACGGCTTCACCTTCTGGACGCCGGTGACCAACGCCGGCTCCACCGACTGGCTCTACGAGTACGCGCGGCGCAACAACGCCGACAACCTGCCCACCCTCCAGGCGTTCAGCGCCAGCCATGAGCCCAGTCCCTGGATGGGCGACCGCCAGACGTTCCAGGTCATGCCGTCCCTCGCCCCCGGCATCCCCGACGCCTCGCGCACCGCCCGCGCCCTCCCCTTCCACCATGCGAACGAGACCGCGCACCCGCACTACTACGGCGTCACCTTCGACAACGGCCTGAAGGCGGAGATCACCCCCACCGATCACGCCGCCCTCATGCGCTTCACCTTCCCCGGTGACCACGCCGCCCTCCTCTTCGACAACGTCAACAACAAGGGCGGACTGACCCTCGACACCCGGCACGGCGTCGTCACCGGTTTCTCCGACGTCAAAAGCGGCCTGTCGACCGGTGCGACCCGGCTGTTCGTCTACGGCGTCCTCGACGCTCCGGTCACCGGCGGCGGCCGGCTCGACAACGAGGGGTGCGGCGTCAGCCGCTCCAGTGGAGCCGGTGCTTGCACCGGGGGCAAGGACGTCACCGGCTATCTGCGCCTCCGGCCCGGCGCCGACCGCACCGTGACGCTGCGCATCGCCACCTCCCTGATCGGCGTCGACCAGGCGAGGGCCAATCTGACCCGCGAGATCCCGGCGGGCACCCCCTTCGCGGCCGTCGAACGCCGGGCCCAGGCCCAATGGGACGCCCTCCTGGGCCGCGTCGAGGTCGAGGGCGCGAGCCCGGACCAGCTCACCACCCTCTACTCCAGCCTCTACCGCCTCTACCTCTATCCCAACTCCGGTTCCGAGCAGACCGGTTCGGGCATCCGCTACGCCAGCCCGTTCTCCCCGCAGACCGGCCCGGACACCCCCACCCGCACCGGCTCGAAAATCGTCGACGGCCAGATCTACGTCAACAACGGCTTCTGGGACACCTACCGGACCACCTGGCCGGCCTATTCGCTGCTCACTCCGCACCGGGCCGGGCGCATGGTCGACGGATTCGTCCGCCAGTACAAGGACGGCGGCTGGATCTCCCGCTGGTCCTCCCCCGGCTATGCGGATCTGATGACCGGTACGAGTTCCGATGTCGCGTTCGCCGATGCGTATGTCAAGGGCGTGCCCTTCGAGGCCGAGGCCGCCTATGAAGCGGCCGTGAAGAATGCGACCGTGGCCCCGCCCGGTCCCGGTGTCGGCCGTAAGGGAATGACCACCTCCCCCTTCCTCGGCTATACGAGCACCGACACCCGCGAGGGCCTGTCCTGGGCCCTGGAGGGCTGTCTCAACGACTTCGGCATCGCCCGTATGGGCGAGGCCCTGTACGCGAAAACGCATAAACGGCGCTACCTCGAAGAGTCGATGTATTTCCGGCATCGCGCGCAGAACTATGTCCACCTCTTCGACCGCCGTATCGGCTTCTTCCAGGGCAAGGACGCCCAGGGCGACTGGCGCCTGACGCCCAAGGCATTCGACCCCCGCGTCTGGGGCTACGACTACACCGAGACCAACGCCTGGACCTACGCCTTCACCGCACCCCAGGACACCCGGGGCCTGGCCAACCTTTACGGCGGCCGGTCCGCGCTGGCCCGGAAACTCGATGCGTACTTCGCCACCCCGGAGACCGCGTCCAAGGAATTCGCCGGCTCCTACGGCGACGTCATCCACGAAATGACCGAGGCCCGCGACACCCGGATGGGCATGTACGGCCACAGCAACCAGCCCGCACACCACATCGCGTATGTCTATGACGCCGCCGGCCGCCCCTGGAAAACCCAGGAGAAGGTCCGCGAGGTGCTCTCCCGCCTCTACCTCGGCAGCGAAATCGGCCAGGGATACCCGGGCGACGAGGACAACGGCGAAATGTCCGCCTGGTATGTCTTCAGCGCGCTCGGCTTCTACCCCCTGGTCATGGGCCAGGGCGAATACGCGGTCGGCTCCCCGCTGTTCACCAAGGCGACGGTCCATCTGGAGAACGGCCACGATCTGATCGTCAACGCGCCCCGCAACAGCGCCCGCAACGTCTACGTCCAGTCCCTCAAGGTCAACGGAAAACCGTGGAATTCCACCGCACTGCCGCATGCGCTGCTCGCCCGGGGAGCCCGGCTGGACTTCGCGATGGGCCCGAAGCCCTCGGCCTGGGGCAGCGGAAAGAACGCCGGTCCCACCTCGCTCACCCGTGACGACCGCGTCCCGTCCCCCGTCCACGATCTGACGGTGCCCGGGGGAGGCTCGCCCCTCCTGGACAACACCTCCGCCACGGATGCCGCCCTCGGCCCGGCCACCGACCTGACGGTGCAATCCGGTGCGGGCCCCGCCGCGCAGTACACCCTCACCTCGTCCGACCGCCAACGGGCGCCCGCGGACTGGGTGTTGCAGGGCTCGACGGACGGTGCGCACTGGACCGATCTCGACCGGCGCACCGGCGAAGGCTTCACCTGGGACCACCAGACCAGGGTCTTCACGGTCGCCCACCCGGGCGCGTACCCGCACTACCGGCTGCTGACGGGCGGGGGCGGCGGGGGGACGGCGCGGCTGGCGGAGGTGGAGCTGCTGTCAGGGTGA
- a CDS encoding ROK family transcriptional regulator codes for METPGSQSSLHRANLERVVRAVRMAGSLTQAEIARSTGLSAATVSNIVRELKDGGTVEVTPTSAGGRRARSVSLSGDAGIVVGVDFGHSHMRVAIGNLAHRVLAEDAEPIDVDASAAEGFDRAEALVKRLIETTGIAADKVIGVGLGVPGPIDVESGTLGSTAILPGWAGTNPSRELSGRLGVPVHVDNDANLGALGELVWGGGRGATDLAYIKVASGVGAGLVISGQIYRGPGGTAGEIGHITLDESGPVCRCGNRGCLETFTAARYVLPLLQPSHGPDLTMARVVQLAREGDPGCRRVIADVGRYIGSGVANLCNLLNPSRVVLGGDLAEAGELVLAPIRESVSRYAIPSAARQLGIVPGTLGGRAEVLGALALVLSEMGDSTLLDGVRDAEAPAPV; via the coding sequence ATGGAGACTCCGGGCTCGCAGTCCTCGCTGCACCGGGCCAATCTGGAGCGGGTCGTACGAGCGGTGCGTATGGCGGGCTCCCTCACGCAGGCGGAGATCGCCCGGAGCACGGGGCTGTCCGCGGCCACCGTCTCCAATATCGTTCGCGAGCTGAAGGACGGCGGCACCGTCGAGGTGACCCCGACCTCGGCCGGCGGACGGCGGGCCCGCAGCGTTTCGCTCTCCGGTGACGCCGGCATCGTCGTAGGGGTCGATTTCGGGCACTCCCATATGCGGGTGGCGATCGGCAATCTGGCCCACCGAGTACTGGCCGAGGACGCCGAGCCGATCGATGTGGACGCCTCCGCCGCGGAGGGCTTCGACCGGGCGGAAGCGCTGGTCAAGCGGCTGATCGAGACGACCGGGATCGCCGCGGACAAGGTCATCGGCGTCGGCCTGGGCGTGCCGGGGCCCATCGACGTCGAGTCCGGGACGCTGGGATCGACGGCCATCCTGCCGGGCTGGGCCGGGACGAACCCGAGCCGCGAGCTGTCCGGACGCCTCGGGGTCCCCGTCCACGTCGACAACGACGCCAACCTCGGCGCGCTCGGCGAGCTGGTGTGGGGCGGCGGGCGCGGGGCCACGGACCTGGCGTACATCAAGGTGGCCAGCGGCGTCGGCGCCGGGCTGGTGATCAGCGGGCAGATCTACCGCGGGCCGGGCGGCACCGCGGGCGAGATCGGGCACATCACGCTCGACGAGTCCGGGCCGGTCTGCCGCTGCGGCAACCGCGGCTGTCTGGAGACCTTCACCGCCGCCCGCTACGTCCTTCCGCTGCTCCAGCCGAGCCACGGACCGGATCTCACCATGGCGCGGGTGGTGCAGCTGGCCCGCGAGGGCGATCCGGGCTGCCGGCGGGTGATCGCGGACGTGGGCCGGTATATCGGCAGCGGTGTGGCGAATCTGTGCAATCTGCTCAATCCCAGCCGGGTGGTGCTCGGCGGCGATCTCGCCGAGGCCGGAGAGCTGGTGCTGGCGCCGATCCGGGAGTCGGTGTCGCGGTATGCGATCCCCAGTGCGGCACGGCAGTTGGGCATTGTGCCCGGCACGCTCGGCGGCCGTGCGGAGGTGCTGGGTGCGCTCGCGCTCGTGCTGAGCGAAATGGGCGATTCGACCCTGCTTGACGGCGTACGGGACGCGGAGGCGCCCGCTCCGGTGTGA
- a CDS encoding carbohydrate ABC transporter permease has translation MQHGKYRFIAGFMVVPLAIYAIFVISPFVQAIYYSFTDWTGLSPDMKMVGFGNYVRLFQDDVFWAAVGNSVTLLLLLPVVTLSLGLFFAFMLNVGGRRRKKAVIGGVRGSAAYKILYFFPQVLSVPIVALLFQFAYNPESGALNAFFKAIGLDGVQPDWLGDPQLALWCVMGAMVWANVGFYVVLFSAGMSSIPKDFYEAALLDGANRLNTFFRITLPLLWDTVQTGWIYMGILALDVSAFAFVQIMSVGPGGPDYATEVLPLYVYQKTFRDGQAGYATAIGVSLLIVTLIFSAIVMRLGRRERLEF, from the coding sequence ATGCAGCACGGTAAATACCGTTTCATCGCGGGGTTTATGGTCGTCCCGCTGGCGATTTATGCGATCTTTGTGATCTCGCCGTTCGTGCAGGCCATCTACTACTCCTTCACGGACTGGACCGGCCTGAGTCCGGACATGAAGATGGTCGGCTTCGGCAATTATGTGCGGCTCTTCCAGGACGATGTCTTCTGGGCCGCCGTGGGCAACAGCGTGACGCTGCTGCTCCTGCTGCCGGTGGTGACACTGTCGCTCGGACTGTTCTTCGCCTTCATGCTCAATGTCGGCGGCCGCCGGAGGAAGAAGGCGGTGATCGGCGGCGTACGGGGCTCGGCCGCGTACAAGATTCTCTACTTCTTCCCGCAGGTGCTGTCCGTCCCGATCGTCGCGCTGCTGTTCCAGTTCGCGTACAACCCGGAGAGCGGCGCACTCAACGCCTTCTTCAAGGCGATCGGGCTGGACGGCGTGCAGCCGGACTGGCTGGGCGACCCCCAACTCGCCCTGTGGTGTGTGATGGGCGCGATGGTGTGGGCCAATGTCGGCTTCTATGTCGTCCTCTTCTCGGCCGGGATGAGTTCGATCCCGAAGGACTTCTACGAGGCCGCGCTGCTGGACGGCGCGAACCGCCTCAACACGTTCTTCCGGATCACCCTGCCGCTGCTGTGGGACACCGTGCAGACCGGCTGGATCTATATGGGCATCCTCGCCCTGGACGTATCGGCCTTCGCGTTCGTGCAGATCATGAGCGTGGGTCCGGGCGGCCCCGACTATGCGACCGAGGTTCTTCCGCTGTACGTGTACCAGAAGACCTTCCGCGACGGTCAGGCCGGATATGCGACCGCCATCGGCGTTTCCCTGCTGATCGTGACCCTGATTTTCTCGGCCATCGTGATGCGGCTGGGCCGGCGCGAGCGACTGGAGTTCTGA
- the acnA gene encoding aconitate hydratase AcnA yields the protein MSANSFDARSTLRVGDESYEIFKLDKVEGSARLPYSLKVLLENLLRTEDGANITADHIRALGNWDSQAQPSQEIQFTPARVIMQDFTGVPCVVDLATMREAVKELGGDPAKINPLAPAELVIDHSVIADKFGTKDAFGQNVELEYGRNKERYQFLRWGQTAFDEFKVVPPGTGIVHQVNIEHLARTVMVRNGQAYPDTLVGTDSHTTMVNGLGVLGWGVGGIEAEAAMLGQPVSMLIPRVVGFKLTGELKPGTTATDLVLTITEMLRKHGVVGKFVEFYGEGVAATSLANRATIGNMSPEFGSTAAIFPIDGETLNYLKLTGRSEQQVALVEAYAKEQGLWLDPAAEPDFSEKLELDLSTVVPSIAGPKRPQDRIVLADAKAQFERDVLNYVSDADEAGQESFPASDAPAATNGVPSRPTTVTAPDGSTYEIDHGAVTVAAITSCTNTSNPYVMVAAALVAKKAVEKGLTRKPWVKTTLAPGSKVVTDYFDKAGLTPYLDKVGFNLVGYGCTTCIGNSGPLPEEVSKAVNDHDLAVTSVLSGNRNFEGRINPDVKMNYLASPPLVVAYALAGSMKVDITRDALGTDQDGKPVYLEDIWPTEAEVNDVVANAIGEDMFAKSYEDVFAGDAQWQALPVPTGNTFEWDAQSTYVRKPPYFEGMQMEPAPVQDIAGARVLAKLGDSVTTDHISPAGAIKADTPAGKYLSEHGVERRDFNSYGSRRGNHEVMIRGTFANIRLRNQIAPGTEGGYTRDFTQADAPVSFIYDASQNYQAAGTPLVILGGKEYGSGSSRDWAAKGTALLGVKAVITESYERIHRSNLIGMGVLPLQFPEGQSAESLGLTGEETFSIAGVTELNNGTTPSTVKVTTDTGVEFDAVVRIDTPGEADYYRNGGIMQYVLRSLIRK from the coding sequence GTGTCGGCGAACAGCTTCGACGCCCGCAGCACGCTGCGCGTGGGCGACGAGTCGTACGAGATCTTCAAGCTGGACAAGGTCGAGGGCTCCGCTCGCCTTCCCTACAGCCTGAAGGTGCTGCTGGAGAACCTGCTCCGCACCGAGGACGGCGCGAACATCACCGCCGACCACATCCGCGCGCTCGGCAACTGGGACTCCCAGGCGCAGCCGTCGCAGGAGATCCAGTTCACGCCGGCCCGCGTGATCATGCAGGACTTCACCGGTGTGCCATGTGTCGTGGACCTCGCCACCATGCGTGAGGCCGTCAAGGAGCTGGGCGGCGACCCGGCGAAGATCAACCCGCTGGCGCCGGCCGAGCTGGTCATCGACCACTCCGTCATCGCCGACAAGTTCGGCACGAAGGACGCCTTCGGCCAGAACGTCGAGCTGGAGTACGGCCGCAACAAGGAGCGCTACCAGTTCCTGCGCTGGGGCCAGACCGCCTTCGACGAGTTCAAGGTCGTCCCCCCGGGCACCGGCATCGTCCACCAGGTCAACATCGAGCACCTGGCCCGTACGGTCATGGTGCGCAACGGCCAGGCCTACCCCGACACCCTCGTCGGCACCGACTCGCACACCACCATGGTCAACGGCCTGGGCGTGCTGGGCTGGGGCGTCGGCGGCATCGAGGCCGAGGCCGCGATGCTCGGCCAGCCGGTCTCCATGCTCATCCCGCGCGTGGTCGGCTTCAAGCTGACCGGTGAGCTGAAGCCGGGTACGACCGCCACGGACCTCGTGCTCACCATCACCGAGATGCTGCGCAAGCACGGCGTCGTCGGTAAGTTCGTCGAGTTCTACGGCGAGGGTGTGGCGGCGACCTCGCTGGCCAACCGCGCCACCATCGGCAACATGTCGCCGGAGTTCGGCTCCACCGCCGCCATCTTCCCGATCGACGGCGAGACGCTGAACTACCTCAAGCTGACCGGCCGCTCCGAGCAGCAGGTCGCGCTCGTCGAGGCGTACGCCAAGGAGCAGGGCCTCTGGCTCGACCCGGCCGCCGAGCCCGACTTCTCCGAGAAGCTGGAGCTGGACCTGTCGACGGTCGTCCCCTCGATCGCCGGCCCCAAGCGCCCGCAGGACCGTATCGTCCTCGCCGACGCCAAGGCGCAGTTCGAGCGCGACGTCCTCAACTACGTCTCCGACGCCGACGAGGCGGGCCAGGAGTCCTTCCCGGCCTCCGACGCCCCGGCCGCCACCAACGGCGTGCCGAGCCGCCCGACCACGGTCACGGCCCCCGACGGCTCGACGTACGAGATCGACCACGGCGCCGTCACCGTCGCCGCGATCACCTCCTGCACCAACACCTCGAACCCGTATGTGATGGTCGCCGCCGCGCTGGTCGCGAAGAAGGCCGTCGAGAAGGGCCTGACCCGCAAGCCGTGGGTCAAGACCACCCTCGCCCCGGGCTCCAAGGTCGTCACCGACTACTTCGACAAGGCGGGGCTCACCCCCTACCTCGACAAGGTCGGCTTCAACCTCGTCGGCTACGGCTGCACCACCTGCATCGGCAACTCCGGCCCGCTGCCGGAGGAGGTCTCCAAGGCCGTCAACGACCACGACCTGGCCGTGACCTCGGTGCTCTCCGGCAACCGTAACTTCGAGGGCCGGATCAACCCCGACGTCAAGATGAACTACCTGGCGTCCCCGCCGCTGGTCGTCGCCTACGCCCTCGCGGGTTCCATGAAGGTGGACATCACGCGCGACGCCCTGGGCACCGACCAGGACGGCAAGCCGGTCTACCTCGAGGACATCTGGCCGACCGAGGCCGAGGTCAACGACGTCGTCGCCAACGCCATCGGCGAGGACATGTTCGCGAAGTCCTACGAGGACGTCTTCGCGGGCGACGCCCAGTGGCAGGCGCTGCCGGTCCCCACCGGCAACACCTTCGAGTGGGACGCGCAGTCCACCTACGTCCGCAAGCCCCCGTACTTCGAGGGCATGCAGATGGAGCCGGCCCCGGTCCAGGACATCGCGGGCGCCCGCGTCCTCGCCAAGCTCGGCGACTCGGTCACCACCGACCACATCTCCCCGGCCGGTGCGATCAAGGCCGACACCCCGGCGGGTAAGTACCTGTCGGAGCACGGCGTCGAGCGTCGCGACTTCAACTCGTACGGTTCCCGTCGCGGTAACCACGAGGTCATGATCCGCGGCACGTTCGCCAACATCCGCCTGCGCAACCAGATCGCGCCGGGCACCGAGGGCGGCTACACCCGCGACTTCACCCAGGCCGACGCCCCGGTGTCGTTCATCTACGACGCGTCGCAGAACTACCAGGCCGCCGGCACTCCGCTGGTCATCCTGGGCGGCAAGGAGTACGGCTCCGGTTCGTCCCGTGACTGGGCCGCCAAGGGCACCGCGCTCCTCGGCGTCAAGGCCGTCATCACCGAGTCGTACGAGCGCATCCACCGCTCGAACCTCATCGGCATGGGCGTCCTGCCGCTCCAGTTCCCGGAGGGCCAGTCGGCCGAATCGCTCGGCCTGACCGGCGAGGAGACCTTCTCGATCGCGGGCGTGACCGAGCTGAACAACGGCACGACCCCGAGCACGGTCAAGGTCACCACCGACACCGGCGTCGAGTTCGACGCGGTCGTCCGCATCGACACCCCCGGTGAGGCGGACTACTACCGCAACGGCGGCATCATGCAGTACGTGCTGCGCAGCCTGATCCGCAAGTAA
- the ngcE gene encoding N-acetylglucosamine/diacetylchitobiose ABC transporter substrate-binding protein, which yields MGSTSEFNRRDLVKRAAALGIVAVPAMSVLSACAGASGGGNDKVAKGTKSAKNPLAVNESAGLDVVIFDGGFGDKYAKDAQAEYVKAFPKAGGKVKLSSTQKIQSTLQPRFNGGNPPDLVDNSGAEQMDFGTLVAKNQLSDLTPLLDAPSVDDPAKKVRDTLRPGVIEMGQFGGKETWILYYAYTVYGVWYSRGNLHKLDAEYPETWDDMLALCAKAKKKGIAGWTYPGKYPYYLPFSLYPFIAKIGGAEVLRRIDNLEPNAWKDPAVKAAFDAYYELYKKGYVLKGSPGLDHLQSQKAWADGKALFIPNGSWVENESAKQIAANPHFDLAVGAPSSLSASDKMPFGTIWASGGEPYIVPKAARNSEGGMELLRIMLSKKSAQNFIKQVSSLCSFNGGTEGVTLPPGLSSAHTALQKAGSNIVNPRLQDWYVALQKERIGVGALGEMMAGRMTPDEAIQHIQKYADDTRGDSSIKKYKR from the coding sequence ATGGGATCCACCTCAGAATTCAACCGTCGCGATCTGGTCAAGCGGGCCGCCGCACTCGGCATTGTCGCCGTACCGGCCATGAGTGTGCTGTCCGCCTGTGCCGGCGCCTCCGGCGGTGGCAATGACAAGGTCGCCAAGGGAACGAAATCGGCGAAGAATCCCCTGGCCGTCAATGAGTCCGCGGGACTGGACGTCGTCATCTTCGACGGTGGATTCGGCGACAAATACGCCAAGGACGCGCAGGCGGAGTACGTCAAGGCCTTTCCCAAGGCCGGCGGCAAGGTCAAGCTCTCCTCGACGCAGAAGATCCAGTCGACCCTCCAGCCGCGGTTCAACGGGGGAAACCCGCCCGACCTCGTCGACAACTCCGGCGCCGAGCAGATGGACTTCGGCACCCTGGTCGCCAAGAACCAGCTCAGCGATCTGACGCCGCTCCTGGACGCCCCCTCGGTCGACGACCCGGCGAAGAAGGTCCGCGACACGCTGCGACCGGGCGTCATCGAAATGGGGCAGTTCGGCGGCAAGGAGACCTGGATCCTCTACTACGCCTACACGGTGTACGGTGTGTGGTACTCCAGAGGCAATCTGCACAAGCTCGACGCGGAATACCCCGAGACCTGGGACGACATGCTCGCGCTGTGCGCGAAGGCCAAGAAGAAGGGCATCGCGGGCTGGACCTATCCCGGCAAGTACCCCTACTACCTGCCCTTCAGCCTCTACCCGTTCATCGCCAAAATCGGCGGTGCGGAAGTGCTGCGGCGGATCGACAACCTCGAACCCAACGCCTGGAAGGACCCCGCGGTCAAGGCGGCCTTCGACGCCTATTACGAGCTCTACAAGAAGGGGTACGTCCTCAAGGGCTCGCCGGGACTCGACCACCTCCAGTCGCAGAAGGCATGGGCCGACGGAAAGGCGCTGTTCATCCCCAACGGCTCCTGGGTGGAGAACGAGTCCGCCAAGCAGATCGCCGCGAACCCGCATTTCGACCTCGCGGTCGGCGCGCCGTCCAGCCTCTCCGCCTCGGACAAGATGCCGTTCGGCACGATCTGGGCGTCGGGCGGTGAGCCGTACATCGTCCCGAAGGCGGCGAGGAACTCCGAGGGCGGGATGGAGCTGCTGCGCATCATGCTCAGCAAGAAGTCCGCGCAGAATTTCATCAAGCAGGTGTCCTCGCTGTGTTCGTTCAACGGCGGCACGGAGGGCGTCACCCTTCCGCCCGGCCTGTCCTCGGCGCATACGGCACTCCAGAAGGCGGGCTCGAACATCGTCAACCCCCGGCTCCAGGACTGGTATGTCGCGCTGCAGAAGGAACGGATCGGGGTCGGCGCGCTCGGCGAGATGATGGCCGGCCGGATGACGCCGGACGAGGCGATACAGCACATCCAGAAGTACGCGGACGACACCCGAGGCGACTCCAGCATCAAGAAGTACAAGCGCTGA